From a region of the Gammaproteobacteria bacterium genome:
- a CDS encoding hypothetical protein (Evidence 5 : Unknown function): MVACLLSLAGSHALLHSARFTIVSEIPTALAGQGGKEAVLAGKTVNQKAGLSRLSTVTGLVTHTLRCGSTSPIAAQLQFDVLNLATNRFVLPLKVVCIRRFQSMELPPVCRQAEGSAPMVSLVLRCNVVRCFGLRLVNQALFN, encoded by the coding sequence TTGGTGGCCTGCCTTCTCTCCCTGGCAGGCTCCCACGCATTGCTGCACAGTGCGCGATTCACCATTGTCTCCGAGATACCCACTGCTTTAGCCGGGCAGGGAGGAAAGGAGGCGGTTTTAGCGGGAAAAACCGTCAATCAAAAAGCCGGTCTTTCCCGGCTGTCAACCGTTACGGGTCTGGTGACACACACCTTGCGGTGTGGCTCTACCTCGCCAATTGCAGCGCAGCTTCAGTTCGATGTTTTGAATCTTGCGACAAACCGTTTCGTCCTACCCCTAAAGGTTGTTTGCATCCGCCGCTTTCAGAGCATGGAGTTGCCGCCTGTCTGCCGACAGGCAGAAGGAAGCGCCCCCATGGTGAGTCTTGTACTTCGTTGCAACGTAGTCCGATGTTTTGGACTGAGGTTGGTAAACCAGGCTTTATTCAATTAA